The genome window TCTTCCCTGGCGATGGAAGTATGGGCTTCCCGCCGAGGGCACCCTACGACAGGATAATAGTCACCGCGGGGGCGCCGAAGATTCCGGAGCCCCTCGTCGAACAGCTTAACCCCTGCGGGAAGCTGGTAATCCCGGTCGGGGGCTGTCACCCCTGGCAGGACCTCTACATCGTCGAGAAAACCGTGAAAGGCGAGGTCAAAAAGAGGCGCTGGGGGAAAGTTGCATTCGTGCCCCTCATAGGCGAGTACGGCTGGAGGGAGTAGGCTTTTAAGCTCTCAGACAGCCTTTCTTTAAGGTGATAACATGGTCAGGCTCATCTCTTTTGATCTCGAGGGGACGCTCGTTAAATCCGTCTCAGGCTGGGTTGAGCTGCACAAACGCTTTGGAACGTGGGAAAAGGGTATGAAATACGCCGAGCTTTTCTTCTCTGGGAAGATAGGCTACGTTGAGTGGGCTGAGCTGGACGCCTCTCTCTGGAGGGGTCACACGCGGGATGAAATCCTCGAGTGGGCGAACTCAGTTGAGTATATGGACGGCGCAGAGGAGCTGGTGGAGTTTCTCAAACAGAACGGCTTTAAAATATCCATTCTCTCCAGCGGGCTTATGTGCCTCGCCGGGAGGGTAGCGAGGGAGCTCAGCGTCGATTATGTCTTTGCGAACGAGCTGATATTCGACGAGAACGGAGTGATTACGGGAAAAGTTAACCCAGTCGTCGACTTCAAGAGTAAAGGTGCCATTCTGCGCGAGCTGAAGGAGGAGCTGAGGCCGGAATTAACGGTGGCGGTCGGCGACGGCTACAACGACGTAAGTATGTTCCGGGAGGCAGACGTTGCGATAGCAATAAAACCCCACGATGGCGTTGAGGGCGACCACAACGTCGAGAGCCTCCGGGAAGTGGGGGAGATTATAGCCGGCCTCCTGAAGTGACGGGGTCTGGGAAGGGCATGCTCATCACTCGTCAGCAAAGCAAAAGCTCGTCATCCCCCTGTCGGCTCGGTCGGAACCCCCGGTTCACGTTTCCCCGGAGAGGGCAGGCGCCGGGCCGGTGATTAAAGTAAGGAGCAGAAGGTTAAAAAGCCTAACTGAAGCCCGCAACCCTGAGGACGAGCCACCAGAAGACATCGCCCCAGAAATAAGCCATCAGGAAACCGATGAAGAGTGCCGGCGCGAAGGGCATGGCCTTCTTCCTCAAAAAGCTGTTCTCAAGCTTTCCCTCTTCTACCAGTTTTCTGAGTTCCTCAATCTGTTCCTTCGCCAGGCCTTCGGCAGTGGGAGACGCTATTACTCTCCCGCGCTTTGGCTTCAGTATCGATGTGTCAAGCTTTGCAATGGCCCGCTTGAACCTTCCAAAGGCACCCTCCCTGTCCCTCAGTATCTCCCCGTTGAGTTCGTGGATGGTCTCCCCCAGGATGTCCCACTCCTGAAGCCTTTCAACGGGAACTTCCTCCATGAGGACCTCCGTACGAAGGTACTTAACGGTTGAGATGAGAACTTTGAACGTGTAGAGAACCACGAACATCCTCCAAGAGACATTGAAGGCCGTTACTGGGTTGCTGTAAACCAGATACGCCAAACTTAGAATACCTACTGCGTTTCCAATCGCTTTAAACTTTGAGAACACCAGCAGGAGAACGAGACCGAGAACCCAGAGGGTGGCTGAGTTACTGAAGCCGGTTGTGGCTATCGCCTCTTGGATTCCCAGGATACCTATGAGCCAGATCCAGAACTCCGCCGTTATCTTCAGGCCACCTGTAAAGACATCACCAAGCTCGTGGAATTTCCCCCTGATGGCCAGAACCGCGAGTGCGTAGACTAGGATGAAGGGGAAAACCGCAAGGATGCTGTTGAAGAGTATCGCGAGGGAGTACAGGGGCAGGGCCCGGCCGTATGGGGGGATGACGCTTGCTGTCTTCGGTGCAAAGGGCAGGAGCGCCGAAAACGCGGCGAGAACCACAACGTCTCCGCTCGCCCAGGCCCCCAGGTAGTAGAACATTATGCCGAGGATAAAACCCACGACGAGTCCAATAACCCCAGAGAGTGCGAGGAGGGTGTTTCCCCCCTTAAGTCCAAGGTAGGCGTAGTAGAGGATTCCACCTTCCGCGGTGGGGATTATTATTTTATCTATCCACTTTGGGAGGTCCACTTCCCCACCATCCTCCTCCCAGCTGAGGAGCTTCCCGATGAGTGTAAGGGTGGGAAAAGCGTGGTTGTCAAAGATAAAGCCAGTCTTTATGTCGGTGTAGGACGTCAAAACTCCTGCTAACAGGCCGAGAATGAGCGGAACCGTCCACATGATTCCACCTCACAGGTTCTCAAGAAGCTGTCTCCTGACCTGCGTCGTGTAGTTGCTCACTGCTCTGTTAAGGTCGTAAACGCTGTTCATGATTACCTTTACGGCTACTGCTACCAGAATCAGAACCGCCGCCAGCATGAAGAGATACTCGAGCGCCCCCTGTGCCCTTCGCATTTTCTACACCTGATTGGATTTCACCTCAAAGGATTTAAAGTTTCCGTCGGCCTTTTAAGCGGGGATGAGGATTGAAGGGTGGTAAAGATGAGGGTTTACAGACTTCGTGTTCGCGGTGAATATCTGGACTACATAAAGTCTGGTAAGAAGAGGACAGAGGTTCGCGTCGCCTACCCGCAGCTTAAGGGTATAATCCCCGGCGACAAGATAATCTTCAACGACGAGGTTCCCGCGGTGGTTACTGACGTTAAGGCCTACGAGACCTTCCGCCAGGTTCTCCGAGAGGAGCCGATAAAGAGAATCTTCCCAGACGAGCCGGGTTTTGAGAGGGCCGTAAAGCGCCTCCGCAACCTCTATCCAAAGTGGAAGGAGAACCGCTACGGCGTGATCGCAATAAGGTTCAAGCTCGTTGGTGAGAACGGTAAACGGTGATGGTTGTGCGCCATCTCGAGTTCGACGGACGCTATGCAGAGGCAATACTAAGCGGGAAGAAAAGGGCAACGGTGAGGCTCGGCAGGAGGCCAGGATTACACCCCGGCGACGAGGTTCTCATCCACTCCGGTGGCTACGCGCTTGGGAGAGCAGTGGTAGAGATGGTGGAAACCAAAACGGTGGGGGGGCTGACCGGTGAGGATGCCCTCCTCGACGGCTTCTCCACTAGGGATGAGCTTATACAAGCCCTCAAGACCCACTACAAGTACGTCAATGACGACTCCACTGCCCATGTCATCGTTTTCCGCCTTGTTGAGCGCTTTGATAAGCCGGTCATGAGCTCTGACTACGCCTACGAGGGTAACAAACCTGTGGAGATAGCGGAGATGGCATTGGAGCATCTTGACCTCCCCGAAGAGGATAGAAAACTCATCGAGCTGTTCCTCAAAACGGGAAGCCTCAGGAAGGCCTCCTACAGGCTCGGTGGTATGAACAAGAGATATATGATTAGGGACGCCCTCAGGAAGGCCTATGAAGAACTGAAGAGGATGGGCCTTATGGAACCGAGACTTTGAGCGATTCGAGTATGGAAACGGTTTCCGTTCCCTCCACGTTTTTCTTGACGGCCGAAAGGGTAATCGGCATGAGCTTAAAGGTCCCTCCATTTATAGTTCTCCTGAGCTGGGACGCGAACTGATCCATCTCAAACTCATCCCGGAACTCCACCTTCGCTATGAAGTCGTACTCCCCGTAAAGCCAGTATCCTTCGGAGGGGAGCTTTTCCAAAACCTCGTCCCGGACGCCCCAGACGAGGAGTATTGCCTCGATTTTTCCTCACCCCCGTTCCTTTCGTTTCTGGAGCCTCGTGGTGCGATAAAAGCTTTTCCAAGTTTTTTCTATCGCACTGGCAGATTTCCGAAAGACCTTCGGTAGGATTTTGTCATTATGCCGGAGAAGAGGTTTTAACCTTACCCGCCAACTTACGATCAGGTGATTGGAATGAAGGCCGTCTTCTTTGACTTCGTAGGCACACTGATAACCAAGGTCGGGGAGAACATAACCCACCAGAACCTCGTGAGGGAAGTGCTCAGGCGAGCGAATAGGGAGGATTTGGACTACATCAAGGTCTGGGAGGAGTACGAGGGGGAGAGCTCGGCGCTCTTCAAGGAGCTGGCCGGAAAGCCCTACGTTAAAATTCGTGATGTGGATACGGAAGCGATGGGGAAGATCGCGGAGAGGTACGGCTTCTCAGTTCCCGAAGACTTCTGGGATATCAGCCTTGAAATGCACGCCCGCTACGGTGAGCTTTTCCCAGATGCAGTAGAGACGATACGGGCACTCAGAGACCTCGGCCTTCACGTGGGCATTATCACGGATTCAGACAACGACTATATAGAGGCCCATCTAAGGGCACTGGGAATTTACGACCTCTTTGATTCAATAACGACTAGTGAGGATGCGGGCTTCTACAAGCCCCACGGGAGGCCCTTCCTCCTGGCCCTGGATATAGCTGGAATTAAGCCGGGGGAGGCCATTTACGTTGGCGACAACCCTGCTAAAGACTGCATTGGGGCGAAAAACGTCGGCATGCTCAGCGTTCTCCTCGATCCGGATGGTAAAAAACGCAACCTCTGGGGAAATTGTGACTTCGTAGTTTCAAAACTTAGCGGGATCGTTGAAATCGTCGAGGGCTTAATGGAGAAATGAGGGGGTCGGCAACGGCAGGGCTCTTCATCGGCAAAACCTCGCCTAGCGAAATTGTCGTCATCCCCCGGTTTCTCTATTCCTCTGAGTTCCGCTTTCTCATTTGAGTCTCTGGTAAGCGACCCACATGCGCTGAAGGACAGTTATCCATGCTAGGATTCCAACAAGATAAACACCGTAGTTAACGTAGCCGAAGAGGGCAAAGCCGATGAGGATTAACAAACGCTCGGCTCTCTCCGCTATCCCAATGGCAAGCTTTCCCGAACCTGCAAGCTCAGCCCTGCAGCGCTCATAGCTCACCAGGTAGGCGCCCATGAATGTGAGGAACGCTATCCTCCAGCCCGCCAATCCCCCGGCGGCTATGCCAAAGAGCACCGCGCCATCGCTTATCCTGTCTGAGGTGGAGTCCAGGAAGGCCCCGAAGCGGCTCGTCTTCCCCGTCATCCTTGCTAGGGTTCCATCGAGCGCATCTATCAGAGAGCCTATGAGTAGAACCACCGCCGCCCAGAACTGCTCGTTCAGGTAGAAGAGGTACGCGCCCACTAGACTTATGAGAAGCCCGAGGACGGTTATCGTGTTCGGTGTCACCCCAGCTTTTGCAAGGGGTCCCACAATCGCCTCAAGGTAACCTCTGACATTCTCACGATAGTTGTTGAGAACCATTGAGACCACCGGTTAAATCTCGATTACCCGCTTTCCCCGTTCTTGGGGTACTATCCTGAGCCTTGCGTTCTTGAATTCTCTCCTCAGGCCCTCCCTGTTGAGAAGCCTGTCGAGAAAGACGGCCAGAGCCGCGACCTCGCTGTGGGGCTGGTTTCCGACGGCCACGTTGTAGTCTGCCATCTCGTAGACTTCCCTCGGAACCTTTTCGGCCCCGACGACTACTAGGAGGTTTCTTCTAGTTTCCATCTCTTTTATTATCATGGGCAGGGCATCGTCTATGTGAATCCCATACATTGTCAGGTGGGCTATTATCCCTCCCCGTTCTTTCCACTCGCGCAGTATCTTCTTCCAGCTGGGGTTGAACTCTATGGTGAAAGTCCCACCCCACCTTTTCACAACATCCTCCACACTCTCTTTAACGTGCTCATCCTCTTCAGCTGTGATTATGATTTTATCGGCCCCGAAGGCCCTCGCCGTTAAAGCGACGTGCGTCGTTATCCTCTTGTCCCTCTCAGGTCTGTGTCCGAGCCTGAGAACCTCTATCATTGAATCACCCCACGAATATCTTCCAGTAGCGCGTGAAGTTCTCGCTCCATTCCATATCCTTGTAGAACTCGTACAGGGCTTTTACGTTTTGCTCTATTTTCTCCGTGCTGAAGTCCTCAAAGGCCGCGTTTAGTGCGTCGTTGTTTGGCGCCGAGCTGAAGAGGAAAAGGGCATAGAGCCTTTCGTTGGGGTTCATGTCGTTCAGGACTATCATAAACTTAGACCTCAGTTGGGGTTTCAGTCTTGAACTCACTATCCTTATCAATCTGTCCTCTAAGTTTGCCATAAAATCTCCCGTCACGTCGATGTGTGCGTGCCCCTTCAATGTGGTGGGACTCTGGGCGACCAGACGGTAGCCCTTCTCAGTTATCAGCTGATATAGCCTCGGGAAGTAAGGACTCGCGAGATAGTCATCTATGTCGCCGATGAAAGAGTGTCTTAGGTCGATGATATACCACCCGTCGGAGGTGTAGAACTCAGTCATTGGTCTCATGGTGCAGTCCGTGCCGTTGTAAAGGGTTACGACCCTCGCTGGAATGTTTATTGAGCGGAGCATCGCGGTTAAGAGTATCTGGCCTTCCGCGTAGCTTATCCTCTTCTTGGTCATTATCTCGGAAGGTTTTAGGGTTGTGGTATTCCCGCCAAAGGTGTACTCGCGGGTTATCCAATCATAAATAAGCCCCGCTGCCTGGGTCTCCGATGTTGCACCCCGTATTAGTGCCAGCGTCTTCTTGCGTAGCAGTTCTCTGTTAAAGTCCGGTGTTGAGTTGTATTTCTTCGCCCAGTAGCCGTCGACGAGGTACTTGTCTGTTATCCAGTGGTACTCGAAGCCGTAGGCCTTCCTAAGTGTACTCGTGTTTGTGTTCCATGGTTCCCAGACGATCACCACCGGAAAGCTCGCGGCAGCGCTCCTGTCTACCCCACCGACGTTGTACTTGAGGATCGCGGAGATGTAACCGTTACGGTAGGCGTAGGGTGTTCTCACGACGTATCTCACCGACACCGTATCGCCTGGTCCAATCTCATCCGGAAGCGTTCCGGCACTCGTTATATTCATTCCCGGAAGGAGATCAAGCTT of Thermococcus sp. contains these proteins:
- a CDS encoding HAD-IB family phosphatase — translated: MVRLISFDLEGTLVKSVSGWVELHKRFGTWEKGMKYAELFFSGKIGYVEWAELDASLWRGHTRDEILEWANSVEYMDGAEELVEFLKQNGFKISILSSGLMCLAGRVARELSVDYVFANELIFDENGVITGKVNPVVDFKSKGAILRELKEELRPELTVAVGDGYNDVSMFREADVAIAIKPHDGVEGDHNVESLREVGEIIAGLLK
- a CDS encoding A24 family peptidase C-terminal domain-containing protein, coding for MWTVPLILGLLAGVLTSYTDIKTGFIFDNHAFPTLTLIGKLLSWEEDGGEVDLPKWIDKIIIPTAEGGILYYAYLGLKGGNTLLALSGVIGLVVGFILGIMFYYLGAWASGDVVVLAAFSALLPFAPKTASVIPPYGRALPLYSLAILFNSILAVFPFILVYALAVLAIRGKFHELGDVFTGGLKITAEFWIWLIGILGIQEAIATTGFSNSATLWVLGLVLLLVFSKFKAIGNAVGILSLAYLVYSNPVTAFNVSWRMFVVLYTFKVLISTVKYLRTEVLMEEVPVERLQEWDILGETIHELNGEILRDREGAFGRFKRAIAKLDTSILKPKRGRVIASPTAEGLAKEQIEELRKLVEEGKLENSFLRKKAMPFAPALFIGFLMAYFWGDVFWWLVLRVAGFS
- a CDS encoding class III signal peptide-containing protein produces the protein MRRAQGALEYLFMLAAVLILVAVAVKVIMNSVYDLNRAVSNYTTQVRRQLLENL
- a CDS encoding ASCH domain-containing protein → MRVYRLRVRGEYLDYIKSGKKRTEVRVAYPQLKGIIPGDKIIFNDEVPAVVTDVKAYETFRQVLREEPIKRIFPDEPGFERAVKRLRNLYPKWKENRYGVIAIRFKLVGENGKR
- a CDS encoding ASCH domain-containing protein; translation: MRHLEFDGRYAEAILSGKKRATVRLGRRPGLHPGDEVLIHSGGYALGRAVVEMVETKTVGGLTGEDALLDGFSTRDELIQALKTHYKYVNDDSTAHVIVFRLVERFDKPVMSSDYAYEGNKPVEIAEMALEHLDLPEEDRKLIELFLKTGSLRKASYRLGGMNKRYMIRDALRKAYEELKRMGLMEPRL
- a CDS encoding TIGR02253 family HAD-type hydrolase; the protein is MKAVFFDFVGTLITKVGENITHQNLVREVLRRANREDLDYIKVWEEYEGESSALFKELAGKPYVKIRDVDTEAMGKIAERYGFSVPEDFWDISLEMHARYGELFPDAVETIRALRDLGLHVGIITDSDNDYIEAHLRALGIYDLFDSITTSEDAGFYKPHGRPFLLALDIAGIKPGEAIYVGDNPAKDCIGAKNVGMLSVLLDPDGKKRNLWGNCDFVVSKLSGIVEIVEGLMEK
- the pgsA gene encoding archaetidylinositol phosphate synthase, translated to MVLNNYRENVRGYLEAIVGPLAKAGVTPNTITVLGLLISLVGAYLFYLNEQFWAAVVLLIGSLIDALDGTLARMTGKTSRFGAFLDSTSDRISDGAVLFGIAAGGLAGWRIAFLTFMGAYLVSYERCRAELAGSGKLAIGIAERAERLLILIGFALFGYVNYGVYLVGILAWITVLQRMWVAYQRLK
- a CDS encoding tRNA (cytidine(56)-2'-O)-methyltransferase; translation: MIEVLRLGHRPERDKRITTHVALTARAFGADKIIITAEEDEHVKESVEDVVKRWGGTFTIEFNPSWKKILREWKERGGIIAHLTMYGIHIDDALPMIIKEMETRRNLLVVVGAEKVPREVYEMADYNVAVGNQPHSEVAALAVFLDRLLNREGLRREFKNARLRIVPQERGKRVIEI
- a CDS encoding transglutaminase domain-containing protein encodes the protein MVMKRILLAVSILLLVIASGCLFRPPAEVTFSLDRTTVTPGGTLHVIVTVNNTGKVGLTGATLIISNGNFEIIQEPKFPDVLPVGKVIQLVWIVRAPVKPGLYNMKLSLELTDELKRTWTGFYDQFRVVVSKKTPPTGEVMVGITAPGRMNGGAISPVKVEITNTMNTKVILENLKLDLLPGMNITSAGTLPDEIGPGDTVSVRYVVRTPYAYRNGYISAILKYNVGGVDRSAAASFPVVIVWEPWNTNTSTLRKAYGFEYHWITDKYLVDGYWAKKYNSTPDFNRELLRKKTLALIRGATSETQAAGLIYDWITREYTFGGNTTTLKPSEIMTKKRISYAEGQILLTAMLRSINIPARVVTLYNGTDCTMRPMTEFYTSDGWYIIDLRHSFIGDIDDYLASPYFPRLYQLITEKGYRLVAQSPTTLKGHAHIDVTGDFMANLEDRLIRIVSSRLKPQLRSKFMIVLNDMNPNERLYALFLFSSAPNNDALNAAFEDFSTEKIEQNVKALYEFYKDMEWSENFTRYWKIFVG